TTGCCTGAGTGTTTGTTCATAAAGTCACTCATGCCCTTATCCTATGTTCAAAATAGATTTTGCTTGTACCATATCTTTATCCCCACGACCGGAGAGATTAACGATAATAATTTTATTTTTGATCTCATCTTTAGGGATTTTTTTAAGATACGCAATCGCATGCGCACTTTCAAATGCAGGGATAATGCCCTCTTTACGGCTCAACCAAACAAACGCATCGAGTGCTTCTTGATCGGTGATATTATCGTATTTTGCAACACCTAGCTCTTTAAGATACGCATGTTCAGGGCCAATGCCTGGGTAATCCAGACCTGCGGAGATGGAGTGCGCTTCGAGTATTTGCCCATCGTCATCTTGAAGCAGGTAACTCATCTGCCCGTGAAGTACACCGGGGCTTCCTTTGGCAAGTGAACAGCCGTGTTTGTCGGTATCAATGCCATGACCTCCTGCTTCGATGCCCACACACTGAACACCCTCATCGCCTAAGAAGTGGCTAAAAATACCCATAGCATTACTGCCACCACCGATACACGCCACGACCATATCAGGCAGGCGTTTCTCTTTGACCAAAATTTGCGCTTTGGCTTCATAGCCGATGATCGCTTGAAAATCACGCACCATCATAGGATACGGATGTGGCCCTGCAACGGTACCAATGATGTAAAATGTGTCACGCGCATGCGTTACCCAGTAGCGAATCGCTTCGTTCATTGCATCTTTTAAGGTTTTACTGCCACTTTTAACGGCATGTACTTTCGCTCCCAAAAGTTTCATACGAAAGACATTGAGTTCTTGGCGCTCGACATCTTTTTCACCCATAAAAACTTCACATTCAAGACCTAGCAAAGCGGCAACGGTTGCCGTAGCCACGCCGTGTTGCCCTGCACCCGTTTCTGCAATGACACGTTTTTTACCCATCTTTTTAGCAATCAAGCCTTGCACAATCGTGTTGTTGATCTTGTGCGCACCCGTGTGGTTGAGGTCTTCTCGTTTGAGATAGATTTTAGCACCCAACTCTTGGGAGATATTTTTAGCATAATAAAGCGCTGAAGGACGTCCAACATAATCTTTCATGTGATGATCGACTTCGCTCCAGAAATTTTCATTGAAACGAAGGCTCTGATACTCTTTTTCAAGCTCTAAAAGAACAGGCATCAATGTTTCAGGAACATAGCGCCCTCCAAAAATGCCAAAGTGTCCGTTGTGATCAGGGTCAAATTTAGAAGCTCTTGGAATGTACATTAAAACACCTCTAAAACAGAGTAAACGGAGGTTGTTTTTTTGATGTCAAGATCGCCTTGTAAAAACGTAAGGTTGATCACAAAACAGGCTTCAATACACTCAGCACCTGCTTTGTTGATAAGATTGACCGCAGCAGTGGCTGTGCCTCCTGTGGCGATAAGATCATCGATTAAAAGAACTTTGGGTTTTGCTTTTCCCGCACCCGTAAACGCATCAATGTGGATGGAGACAGCATCGACGCCGTATTCGAGTGAGTATTTTTCGCTGATGGTCGTGTAGGGAAGTTTACCGGGTTTTCGAATCGGGACAAAACGTGTTCTAAGACGCGCTGCAAGTGCCGATCCAAAGATAAATCCACGGCTTTCAATGCCTGCAATGTAGTCAATTTCTCTGTTTTCGTAGCGCTCAACCAAATGATCCATCAAAAGATGAAACGCTTTTGCATCGCCTAAAAGCGTGGTAATGTCTTTGAACTTAATGCCCGGTTTTTGAAAATCTTCGATCTCACGAATCGAATTTGAAAGATACGTTTTATCCGCTTCACTTAAATGACTCATAGAAACCCTTTTTCATTTTTAGTATATACGATTTGTAGGCAAAGCCTAAAAAACTTGCCTTATTGAGGCAGAAATAATGTTTACATGTAAACGGAAAAAACAACTCAACCCTAAATTCATTACAAGAGTGCCTCGATCTTTCCTTCGAGCTCTTTAATGTGTTGACGGAGTTTATCGCCTTCCATTCGGTATTGGCTGTTACGGGTACGAAGGGATTTGAGGTCGTTTTTGACCTTTTTGAGCTCATCGCTTAAAATATCAATATTGCCCAAAGAGCGTTGTAACTGGACTTGATATTTGCGGATGACCACTTCGGCATCGTTGAGGGTTTGTTTGACGACAATATTACTACGCTTCTCTTTGCGAAGCAGCGTTTTGAAGTAAAACACCATAATCAACAAATAGACACACGCGGAAAAAAGTACCGTTGCTATAACCCAATCAAGTGCCATGGCTACAGCTCTAACTTTTCAACACGCATCGCATGTCTTCCGCCCTCAAATGAGGTAGCACACCATGCGTTGAGCATCGACTCAATGACACCGAGTCCCACAACACGTTGTCCAAAGCAGAGCACGTTGGCATCGTTGTGCGCGCGTGCCATCTGTGCTGTGTACGCATCATGACACAAGGCGGCTCGAATACCCACATGTTTGTTGGCTGCCAAACTCATACCAATGCCTGAACCACAGATCAAAATACCCTGTGTTTCACTGTTTTTGAGCACTTCAAGACTAAGGGCATGTGCGAAATCAGGGTAATCGACACGTTCTGTGTTAAAAGGTCCAAGATCAATGACTTCGTGCCCCATGCCTTGGAGCATCTCAATGACATCTTGTTTGATGGCAATGCCTGCATGATCGGTTGCAATAAAAAACTTCAAGAAAGTGTCCTTCTGTAAGGGAATAAGGACGATTATATCACAAGCATTATTATAAATTCCAAAAACAGGTCTCTTAGAAAAGACCTGTTAATACAACCATCCAATAACGTAGCGAATAGGCAGAAAAAAGTAGTGTGAAAGCGGTGTGGCAATGAAGAGAATCAAGATCACCATACCATAACGCTCCATGGATTCATACAAGCGAACCAAAGCCGTCCATCCCATAATCAGACCCAAATAAGTAAGGGCGTGAGAACCATCGAGAGGTGGAATCGGGTAGAGGTTGAAAATGCCTAAAACGACATTGTAAATCATGGATTGGATGAGGAAAAAGATGAGAAAGACTTCGATAAAACTATTGGCTTCCCTAAGATCTGGTAAAAAGCTTAAAATGCCTGAGCACACAAGGGCGAGGGTAAAGTTGTAGGCAATGCCTGCAAGTGAGACGTGAATTGCCGCTTTGTACCCACCATTGCGAACAACCGTAGGAATAAAAATCGGCACCGGCTTCGCCCAGCCAAACATAAACGGAGCGCCACTGAAAAAAAGCACCGCAGGCACGATGATGGTTCCTACAAGATCGACATGAACGATGGGGTTAATGCTCAATCGTCCTTGGTTTTTAGCCGTGGTGTCACCATAACGATACGCTACATATCCGTGCATGATCTCATGCCCAATAATTGCGATCATTAGGGCGAGAATCGTTGCTGTGATCTCAATAATTTTAAGCTCTTCCATTAGAAAAAGCTCTCATCGTACTGCATCGTCTCAATAAAACGACCGATGCGGTTCCATCTGATTTTATACTCATCATCCCATGAAAAATAGATAAACCAAGGTTTTCCAACGATGAGTTTGTACGGCACACTGCCCCAAAAACGGCTGTCATTGGAGTGATCGCGGTTATCACCCATCATAAAGTAGTTGTCTTTTTCCACTTTCGTATAAAAAGCGTTAAAGCCATACCCTGAGAGACTTGGAAGCTCTTGCACTTGGGCAGGTTTCATCGCCAACTGATTGGCGCTTAAATGCAGGGTCATTTGTTGAAAAAGATTGATGGCATCATCGTAGTGAATGCCATGAAATTTTTCAATGTAAGGGTTATTGACCCAAAGTTTGCCTGCAATCGTTTTAATTTTTTCCGCAGGATAGTTGGCTTTGATGTATTCATCACCCTCACTAAAATGGATGTAAAGATTTTTCTCTTGGAAAAGAATTTCATCATTTTCTGTGGCAACACATCGTTTGACATAATGCACTTTTTCATCTTTGGGGTAGCGAAACACAACGATGTCACCACGCTGTGGTCGATCACCTTCGATGATGTGTCCATTGCCTTTTAGATCAGGAAAAACAGGGATTTCAAGCCACGGAAGGTGCGGTGTTGCGACGCCATAAGAGAATTTTTTGACAAAGAGATGATCTCCTATGAGCAATGTTTTGATCATCGAACCACTGGGAATCACAAAAGCTTGTGCGACAAAAAAGATGACAAAAAGGACAATAACAATCGTACCCGTCCAGCTGTTGGAGAAGGTATAAAAACGGTTGAGAAATTTTTTCATGAGTTTCCTAAAATTATAAACGCTGAGTAGCAGCTTTAATGGTATTTTCGAGTAGCATCGCAATGGTCATAGGTCCCACACCGCCTGGAACGGGTGTAATGTAAGAGCATTTGGGTGCGACATTTTCATAATCCACATCGCCGACCAATCGTCCTTCTTGCGTTTTATTGATCCCGATGTCAATGACAATCGCACCCTCTTTGACCATATCTGCGGTAATAAGATTTTGCTTGCCCACACCCACGATCACAAGGTCTGCTTTTTGAGTATGCGCTTTGAGATCTTTGGTGAAGATATGGCAGATGTCAACGGTAGCACCTGCATTTAAAAGCAGGTTCATCATCGGTTTTCCGACGATATTACTCGCACCCACGACACAGGCATCTAACCCTTTTGGGTCGATGTTGTAGTGCGCCAAAAGACGCATAACACCCAGTGGCGTGCAAGGAACAAAACTGTCCAGTCCTGCGACTAAACGACCCACATTGAAAGGGTGAAAACCATCGACATCTTTTTTAGGGTCAATCGCCTCGATAATTTTCGTCGTATCCACATGTTTTGGAAGCGGAAGTTGCACCAAAACGCCATCGATGTTTGGGTTATTGTTAATCATCATAATGGTTTCTAAAATCTTCTCTTGCGAAATGGTCGTTGGCATTTTGTGAATGATAGAGTAAACACCCGCAGCATCACACGCTTTTTCTTTCATTTTAACGTACGTTTGACTCGCAGCATCATCACCGACTAAAATCACGGCAAGGCCTGGTGTGATGCCTTTAAGATTGAGTGTATCACTCTTTGTTTTGAGTTCAATTTTGATTTGATCTGACAGTGCTTTTCCATCGAGGATTTGCATCAAAACATCCTTTTAGTTCATTTTTGGTACTATACCTAATTACGAATAAAGAGAGGATAAAGCAGTTTTGACGCGATTTTGGCTTACATGTAACGTGGTACTACTCCTAGCAATAACACCACTGTTTAGCGAAGATTTTATCACCAAAATGGAGTATGCAAAAATGCTCTATTCCAATCCTAGAGGCATTGGCTGTAACAAGTGCCATGGCGAAAAAGGTGAGGGTTCTGTGATCGCGCAATACCAAAACAGAGGCAAAACCATTGTCCTCGAAGCTCCCAATCTTACGACCGTTTCCAAAGAGCGATTTTTCCAAGCGCTCACAAGCCAGCATAAAGTGATGCCAACCTACTTTTTAACATGGCAAGAGATCGACAGTTTGTACTACTTCGTCTCAAGCGAAGTGAAAAAGTAGTTTGTTTAAAAACTTTCAGTAAAATAATAAAAAATGAATTAAGGATGTATAACAATGCACTATGATAAAAGCATTAAAGCGTATGAAAAAGCTCAAAATGTGATCCCTGGTGGTGTTGATTCTCCTGTACGAGCGTTTAAAAGTGTGGGTGGAACACCGTTGTTTATCAAAAAAGGCGAGGGCGCTTATCTGATCGATCTGGACAATAATCGCTATGTCGATTACGTTCAAAGTTGGGGTCCATTGATCTTTGGACATGCCAATAAAACCATCGAAAAAGCGGTCATCAAAGCAGTGAAAAAAGGACTGAGCTTTGGCGCTCCAACCAAAGCCGAAACCAAGCTTGCAAGCCTTATCTGTTCGCTCTTTCCTGAGATGGACAAAGTCCGTTTTGTGAGCAGTGGAACTGAGGCGGTTATGAGTGCGATTCGTCTTGCGCGAGGCTTTACATGTAAAGATGACATTATCAAATTTGAAGGGTGTTACCATGGACACAGCGACTCGCTTTTAGTCCAAGCAGGAAGTGGTGCCGTGACCTTTGGATGTCCTAGTTCTCCAGGTGTGCCTGCGGATCTTACGAAGCATACGTTACTTGCCAAATACAATGACATCAAAAGTGTTAAAGAGTGTTTTAAAAACTCTAAAAATATCGCGTGTATCATCATCGAGCCGATTGCGGGCAATATGGGTTTTGTCCCTGCCGATCCAAAATTTTTGCAAGAGCTCAGAACGCTATGTGACAAACACGGAGCTTTGCTTATTTTTGATGAGGTTATGAGCGGATTTAGAGCAAGCCTTAAAGGGGCGCAAGGCATTTATGAAACCGTGCCAGACTTAGTGACGTTTGGAAAAGTCATCGGTGGCGGTATGCCTGTGGGTGCCTTTGGTGGACGCGCTGAAATTATGGATAACCTCTCCCCTGATGGTCCTGTGTACCAAGCAGGTACACTCAGTGGCAATCCTGTGGCGATGGCGGCAGGACTGGCTTCTTTGGAGCAAATATTCAAAGATGAAACCTTACATGTAAGATTGGAAAAGAAAGCAAAAAGGCTTGTTGAAGGGCTCAAAGATGCGGCAGAAGTATCGGGGATTACGCTTCAAGTGAATGCCATTGGTTCGATGTTTGGCTTCTTCTTTAACGATAAACCTGTGAAAAATTTTGACGATGCGCTGAAGAGCAATACGCAGTGTTTTGCCGCCTTTCATCAAGGTATGCTGAGAGAGGGTTTTTACTTTGCCTGCTCGCAGTTTGAAACAGGCTTTATTTCCGATGCCATGAGCGATGCGATGATCGAAGAGACCATTGAAGCAGCGATTAAAGTTTTTGAAGAGATTGCATGAGCGAAGAGAAAAAACCAAAATACGGCAAACTGATCGAAGGGGCGGAACAGCTCTCTTTGGGTATTTCCATTGTGGTAGCTGTGCTCATCGGTATTGGTGTGGGAATGCTCATGAGCAATTGGTTCAACACACCGTGGCTTTTATGGGTCGGCGTTTCATGGGGTATTGGTGGCGCGATCCTCAATGTCTATAAAGCGTATAAAAAAAATGTGGCGTCACTGGATGAACTCAAAGATGCTGTGCGCTATAAAAAATACCAACAACCTAAAGACGATGATGAAGATGACGACGACAAGTAGGCTTGTGCGCTTTTACCTTTTCGGCGATGTTTTGGTCGTTCTTCTCTCCTTATTTCAAGGCGGCGATTGGCTTTTAAACACGCAAATGGCGTTTGTAT
Above is a genomic segment from Sulfurospirillum halorespirans DSM 13726 containing:
- the trpB gene encoding tryptophan synthase subunit beta, whose amino-acid sequence is MYIPRASKFDPDHNGHFGIFGGRYVPETLMPVLLELEKEYQSLRFNENFWSEVDHHMKDYVGRPSALYYAKNISQELGAKIYLKREDLNHTGAHKINNTIVQGLIAKKMGKKRVIAETGAGQHGVATATVAALLGLECEVFMGEKDVERQELNVFRMKLLGAKVHAVKSGSKTLKDAMNEAIRYWVTHARDTFYIIGTVAGPHPYPMMVRDFQAIIGYEAKAQILVKEKRLPDMVVACIGGGSNAMGIFSHFLGDEGVQCVGIEAGGHGIDTDKHGCSLAKGSPGVLHGQMSYLLQDDDGQILEAHSISAGLDYPGIGPEHAYLKELGVAKYDNITDQEALDAFVWLSRKEGIIPAFESAHAIAYLKKIPKDEIKNKIIIVNLSGRGDKDMVQAKSILNIG
- a CDS encoding adenine phosphoribosyltransferase; protein product: MSHLSEADKTYLSNSIREIEDFQKPGIKFKDITTLLGDAKAFHLLMDHLVERYENREIDYIAGIESRGFIFGSALAARLRTRFVPIRKPGKLPYTTISEKYSLEYGVDAVSIHIDAFTGAGKAKPKVLLIDDLIATGGTATAAVNLINKAGAECIEACFVINLTFLQGDLDIKKTTSVYSVLEVF
- a CDS encoding membrane protein codes for the protein MALDWVIATVLFSACVYLLIMVFYFKTLLRKEKRSNIVVKQTLNDAEVVIRKYQVQLQRSLGNIDILSDELKKVKNDLKSLRTRNSQYRMEGDKLRQHIKELEGKIEALL
- the rpiB gene encoding ribose 5-phosphate isomerase B, with the translated sequence MKFFIATDHAGIAIKQDVIEMLQGMGHEVIDLGPFNTERVDYPDFAHALSLEVLKNSETQGILICGSGIGMSLAANKHVGIRAALCHDAYTAQMARAHNDANVLCFGQRVVGLGVIESMLNAWCATSFEGGRHAMRVEKLEL
- a CDS encoding site-2 protease family protein: MEELKIIEITATILALMIAIIGHEIMHGYVAYRYGDTTAKNQGRLSINPIVHVDLVGTIIVPAVLFFSGAPFMFGWAKPVPIFIPTVVRNGGYKAAIHVSLAGIAYNFTLALVCSGILSFLPDLREANSFIEVFLIFFLIQSMIYNVVLGIFNLYPIPPLDGSHALTYLGLIMGWTALVRLYESMERYGMVILILFIATPLSHYFFLPIRYVIGWLY
- the lepB gene encoding signal peptidase I is translated as MKKFLNRFYTFSNSWTGTIVIVLFVIFFVAQAFVIPSGSMIKTLLIGDHLFVKKFSYGVATPHLPWLEIPVFPDLKGNGHIIEGDRPQRGDIVVFRYPKDEKVHYVKRCVATENDEILFQEKNLYIHFSEGDEYIKANYPAEKIKTIAGKLWVNNPYIEKFHGIHYDDAINLFQQMTLHLSANQLAMKPAQVQELPSLSGYGFNAFYTKVEKDNYFMMGDNRDHSNDSRFWGSVPYKLIVGKPWFIYFSWDDEYKIRWNRIGRFIETMQYDESFF
- the folD gene encoding bifunctional methylenetetrahydrofolate dehydrogenase/methenyltetrahydrofolate cyclohydrolase FolD codes for the protein MQILDGKALSDQIKIELKTKSDTLNLKGITPGLAVILVGDDAASQTYVKMKEKACDAAGVYSIIHKMPTTISQEKILETIMMINNNPNIDGVLVQLPLPKHVDTTKIIEAIDPKKDVDGFHPFNVGRLVAGLDSFVPCTPLGVMRLLAHYNIDPKGLDACVVGASNIVGKPMMNLLLNAGATVDICHIFTKDLKAHTQKADLVIVGVGKQNLITADMVKEGAIVIDIGINKTQEGRLVGDVDYENVAPKCSYITPVPGGVGPMTIAMLLENTIKAATQRL
- a CDS encoding c-type cytochrome; protein product: MTRFWLTCNVVLLLAITPLFSEDFITKMEYAKMLYSNPRGIGCNKCHGEKGEGSVIAQYQNRGKTIVLEAPNLTTVSKERFFQALTSQHKVMPTYFLTWQEIDSLYYFVSSEVKK
- the hemL gene encoding glutamate-1-semialdehyde 2,1-aminomutase, with protein sequence MHYDKSIKAYEKAQNVIPGGVDSPVRAFKSVGGTPLFIKKGEGAYLIDLDNNRYVDYVQSWGPLIFGHANKTIEKAVIKAVKKGLSFGAPTKAETKLASLICSLFPEMDKVRFVSSGTEAVMSAIRLARGFTCKDDIIKFEGCYHGHSDSLLVQAGSGAVTFGCPSSPGVPADLTKHTLLAKYNDIKSVKECFKNSKNIACIIIEPIAGNMGFVPADPKFLQELRTLCDKHGALLIFDEVMSGFRASLKGAQGIYETVPDLVTFGKVIGGGMPVGAFGGRAEIMDNLSPDGPVYQAGTLSGNPVAMAAGLASLEQIFKDETLHVRLEKKAKRLVEGLKDAAEVSGITLQVNAIGSMFGFFFNDKPVKNFDDALKSNTQCFAAFHQGMLREGFYFACSQFETGFISDAMSDAMIEETIEAAIKVFEEIA
- a CDS encoding AtpZ/AtpI family protein, yielding MSEEKKPKYGKLIEGAEQLSLGISIVVAVLIGIGVGMLMSNWFNTPWLLWVGVSWGIGGAILNVYKAYKKNVASLDELKDAVRYKKYQQPKDDDEDDDDK